From the Bacteroidota bacterium genome, the window CGTCATGGCGCGGGCGTAAAATCAGTCCGGTCTACCAGAACCTACGTTATCTCAAGGAACCGGACTGGAAGTCGCTGCACGTTGAGGAAGCAAACGAATTCTGGGAAGCGTTTGAAGGGTGGGAGAAGCGCATCAGGATTGCGATGAAGAAACAACAACCCGGTGACATCGTTACCTTGGCTGATGAAGCGCCGACACGCATTCTGCATTTGGAGGCGTACCGTTCGGCCGGGAATGCGCTTTTCAAGCTCGGCAAATTCTCGTTCGCCCTCGAACAAATCGAACGGGCACTCGAAATCGAGCCCGACGACAACGAAAGCCTTCGGAAGAAAGGAATACTGCTTGGCAGGTTGGGTCGCCACGAAGAGGCAAGTGTTCTTTTGGAAGGATTGATCAAAGCCTCTCCCGACGATGCAGAGACCGAAGCGCTTCTTGGCAGAGTCAAGAAGGATCAGTGGACAAAAGCCTGGCATACGGAAGGAAAGACCCCTGAAGCACTGCGCGAAGACGCAGCCTACGAAGATGCCTTGCTCCGTCAGTCAATGGAACAGTATCGGGAAGCGTTCATGCACGATCATGCCAACTACTTTGCGGGCATCAACGCCCTTACGCTTTCGTATCTTCTCAAACATCTCGTCGGAGGAAGCGACGATGATGCAGATCGTGAAGCGCTGGAGGGGGGAGTTCGCTGGGCAGTGCTCAGCGCCCTTGCAAAGGAGACTTCCGAATCTCCCGACTATTGGGCGCGAGTTTCCATGGGCGATCTTGAAGTGTTGAAGGGAAAATCTGACGCAATTGTCAAGGCGTACAAAAATGCCGTTTCGATAGCAGAAAAAGATTGGTTCGCGCTCGACTCGTCCCGGCAACAGCTCGTCCTGCTTCAGCAACTGGGCTTCAGGCCTGCTGAAGTGGACGCCGCGCTTGCGGTTTTCACGCGGGAATTGGATCGATTGAGCCCGCCGTGGAGTCCGCGTACTGTAATTCTGTTTTCCGGCCACATGATCGATGCACCCGACCGGCCCACCCCGCGGTTCCCGCCAAGCAAAAAGGACTCGGTTACCGCGGCAATTGCCGCAACACTCGAAGAATTGAATGCCGGACCCGGCGATTTGGCGATTTGCAGCGGCGCTTGTGGCGGTGACCTCTTGTTTGATGAAGCATGTTTGGCGCGAGGTTCCCGGCTCGAACTACGACTACCATTTGCCGAACCGGAATTTCTTCAACGCTCGGTGAGCTTTGCAGGCGAAGAGTGGAGCAAAAAATTCTTCGAAGTGAAGGCTCACCCCAATGCGAAAGTCCTGTTCATGCTGGAAGAACTCGGCCCGTCTGCCAAAAACCAAAGCCCGTTTGCGCGCAACA encodes:
- a CDS encoding tetratricopeptide repeat protein; the protein is MSVHVFVAMPFGVKEGIDFNRVYSDLIKPALEYAGFDVFRADEEIRGGNIRTDMFQELLLADLVLADLSIDNPNVWYELGVRHALRSRGVIQIQSGRTYTPFDIYTDRSLRYHLKNGVPDPDFLEADKSAIAEMAKETLASWRGRKISPVYQNLRYLKEPDWKSLHVEEANEFWEAFEGWEKRIRIAMKKQQPGDIVTLADEAPTRILHLEAYRSAGNALFKLGKFSFALEQIERALEIEPDDNESLRKKGILLGRLGRHEEASVLLEGLIKASPDDAETEALLGRVKKDQWTKAWHTEGKTPEALREDAAYEDALLRQSMEQYREAFMHDHANYFAGINALTLSYLLKHLVGGSDDDADREALEGGVRWAVLSALAKETSESPDYWARVSMGDLEVLKGKSDAIVKAYKNAVSIAEKDWFALDSSRQQLVLLQQLGFRPAEVDAALAVFTRELDRLSPPWSPRTVILFSGHMIDAPDRPTPRFPPSKKDSVTAAIAATLEELNAGPGDLAICSGACGGDLLFDEACLARGSRLELRLPFAEPEFLQRSVSFAGEEWSKKFFEVKAHPNAKVLFMLEELGPSAKNQSPFARNNVWQLYTALSHGPEKLTCICLWDGKGGDGPGGTQHMIQEAKKRSGRIRILDINTL